A genomic window from Scophthalmus maximus strain ysfricsl-2021 chromosome 17, ASM2237912v1, whole genome shotgun sequence includes:
- the LOC118289334 gene encoding transcription factor MafG isoform X2, whose translation MTNQQNRWTRGMTTTHKGNKALKVKREPGENGTSLTDDELVTMSVRELNQHLRGLTKDEILQLKQRRRTLKNRGYAASCRVKRVTQKEELEKQKALLQQEVDKLATENASMKVELDALRSKYEALQSFARTVARNPVTSARGPMASVIGPLIPGKGGATSVITIVKSKTEARS comes from the exons ATG ACCAACCAGCAGAACAGGTGGACTCGTGGCATGACTACCACACACAAGGGAAACAAGGCCTTAAAG GTGAAGCGGGAGCCCGGGGAAAATGGCACCAGCCTGACAGACGACGAGCTGGTGACCATGTCCGTGCGGGAGCTGAACCAGCATCTACGGGGGCTCACGAAGGATGAAATCCTGCAGCTGAAACAGCGGCGACGCACCCTGAAGAACCGGGGCTACGCGGCCAGCTGCCGGGTAAAGCGTGTCACCCagaaagaggagctggagaagcaaAAGGCTCTACTACAGCAGGAGGTGGACAAGCTGGCCACAGAGAATGCCAGCATGAAAGTGGAGCTGGACGCTCTGCGTTCAAAGTATGAGGCCCTCCAGAGCTTTGCCAGGACTGTGGCCCGCAACCCTGTCACCTCAGCCAGGGGACCCATGGCCTCCGTCATAGGGCCCCTCATCCCTGGTAAAGGAGGTGCAACCAGCGTCATCACCATCGTCAAATCCAAAACGGAGGCTAGGTCGTAG
- the LOC118289357 gene encoding ethanolamine-phosphate cytidylyltransferase isoform X1, protein MIRNGHHRHQVNTAAGKDAGTTPGAAACSPEKRRRRIRVWCDGCYDMVHYGHSNQLRQAKAMGDYLIVGVHTDSEIAKHKGPPVFTQEERYKMVRAIKWVDEVAQGAPYVTTLETLDKYNCDFCVHGDDITLTVDGKDTYEEVKKSGRYRECKRTQGVSTTDLVGRMLLMTKAHHSNIDSSDYQQHTDNFGKGSHVQKGHSPWTGVSQFLQTSQKIIQFASGQEPQPGDTIIYVAGAFDLFHIGHVDFLEAVYKLAEKPYIIVGLHFDQEVNRYKGKNYPIMNVHERTLSVLACRYVSEVVIGAPIAVTKDLLDHFKVDLVCHGKTEIYPDKDGSDPHAEPRRKGILRTVDSGNSLTTDAIVQRIIKNRLLFEARNQKKEAKEIAVIQALKRQEEEKTKERAQAVM, encoded by the exons atgatcaGGAACGGACACCACCGCCACCAAGTGAACACAGCAGCCGGGAAAGACGCAGGCACGACCCCCGGCGCTGCAGCCTGCAGTCCCGAGAAGAGGAGGCGAAGGATCCGGGTGTGGTGCGACGGCTG CTACGACATGGTGCACTATGGCCACTCCAATCAGCTGCGACAGGCCAAGGCCATGGGAGATTACCTCATCGTTGGagtacacacagaca gtgAGATCGCAAAGCACAAGGGTCCGCCCGTCTTCACTCAGGAAGAAAGATACAAGATGGTGCGGGCCATAAAATGGGTGGATGAGGTCGCGCAAGGAGCGCCTTACGTCACCACCCTCGAGACCCTCGACAAGTACAACTGTGACTTCTGTGTGCACGGAG ATGATATAACACTAACAGTGGATGGTAAGGATACGTATGAAGAGGTGAAGAAGTCAGGACGGTACAG GGAGTGTAAGAGAACCCAGGGAGTTTCGACCACAGATCTGGTTGGCCGGATGCTGCTGATGACCAAAGCACACCACAGCAACATT gATAGCTCAGACtatcagcagcacacagacaacTTTGGAAAG GGGTCGCATGTTCAGAAGGGCCACAGTCCCTGGACGGGGGTGTCTCAGTTCCTGCAGACTTCGCAGAAGATCATCCAGTTTGCCTCAGGCCAAGAGCCTCAGCCAGGAGACACTATCATCTATGTGGCGGGAGCCTTTGACCTCTTCC ACATTGGCCACGTAGACTTCCTGGAAGCGGTGTATAAGCTCGCAGAAAAGCCATACATTATAGTGGGGTTGCACTTTGATCAG GAGGTGAATCGCTACAAAGGGAAAAACTACCCCATCATGAATGTCCATGAGAGAACACTCAGCGTCCTCGCTTGTCGA TATGTATCAGAGGTGGTGATTGGTGCACCCATTGCAGTCACAAAAGATTTGCTTGACCATTTCAAG GTGGACCTTGTTTGCCACGGGAAGACGGAAATATACCCTGACAAGGATGGATCTGACCCTCATGCT GAGCCGAGGAGGAAAGGAATCCTGCGCACTGTTGACAGTGGGAACAGCCTCACTACAGATGCCATTGTGCAGAGGATAATCAAAAACAG GTTGCTTTTTGAAGCGCGGAACCAGAAGAAGGAGGCCAAAGAAATAGCTGTGATCCAGGCCCTGAAGCgtcaagaggaggaaaagactAAAGAAAGAGCCCAGGCTGTTATGTAg
- the LOC118289357 gene encoding ethanolamine-phosphate cytidylyltransferase isoform X2 — protein MIRNGHHRHQVNTAAGKDAGTTPGAAACSPEKRRRRIRVWCDGCYDMVHYGHSNQLRQAKAMGDYLIVGVHTDSEIAKHKGPPVFTQEERYKMVRAIKWVDEVAQGAPYVTTLETLDKYNCDFCVHGDDITLTVDGKDTYEEVKKSGRYRECKRTQGVSTTDLVGRMLLMTKAHHSNIDSSDYQQHTDNFGKKGHSPWTGVSQFLQTSQKIIQFASGQEPQPGDTIIYVAGAFDLFHIGHVDFLEAVYKLAEKPYIIVGLHFDQEVNRYKGKNYPIMNVHERTLSVLACRYVSEVVIGAPIAVTKDLLDHFKVDLVCHGKTEIYPDKDGSDPHAEPRRKGILRTVDSGNSLTTDAIVQRIIKNRLLFEARNQKKEAKEIAVIQALKRQEEEKTKERAQAVM, from the exons atgatcaGGAACGGACACCACCGCCACCAAGTGAACACAGCAGCCGGGAAAGACGCAGGCACGACCCCCGGCGCTGCAGCCTGCAGTCCCGAGAAGAGGAGGCGAAGGATCCGGGTGTGGTGCGACGGCTG CTACGACATGGTGCACTATGGCCACTCCAATCAGCTGCGACAGGCCAAGGCCATGGGAGATTACCTCATCGTTGGagtacacacagaca gtgAGATCGCAAAGCACAAGGGTCCGCCCGTCTTCACTCAGGAAGAAAGATACAAGATGGTGCGGGCCATAAAATGGGTGGATGAGGTCGCGCAAGGAGCGCCTTACGTCACCACCCTCGAGACCCTCGACAAGTACAACTGTGACTTCTGTGTGCACGGAG ATGATATAACACTAACAGTGGATGGTAAGGATACGTATGAAGAGGTGAAGAAGTCAGGACGGTACAG GGAGTGTAAGAGAACCCAGGGAGTTTCGACCACAGATCTGGTTGGCCGGATGCTGCTGATGACCAAAGCACACCACAGCAACATT gATAGCTCAGACtatcagcagcacacagacaacTTTGGAAAG AAGGGCCACAGTCCCTGGACGGGGGTGTCTCAGTTCCTGCAGACTTCGCAGAAGATCATCCAGTTTGCCTCAGGCCAAGAGCCTCAGCCAGGAGACACTATCATCTATGTGGCGGGAGCCTTTGACCTCTTCC ACATTGGCCACGTAGACTTCCTGGAAGCGGTGTATAAGCTCGCAGAAAAGCCATACATTATAGTGGGGTTGCACTTTGATCAG GAGGTGAATCGCTACAAAGGGAAAAACTACCCCATCATGAATGTCCATGAGAGAACACTCAGCGTCCTCGCTTGTCGA TATGTATCAGAGGTGGTGATTGGTGCACCCATTGCAGTCACAAAAGATTTGCTTGACCATTTCAAG GTGGACCTTGTTTGCCACGGGAAGACGGAAATATACCCTGACAAGGATGGATCTGACCCTCATGCT GAGCCGAGGAGGAAAGGAATCCTGCGCACTGTTGACAGTGGGAACAGCCTCACTACAGATGCCATTGTGCAGAGGATAATCAAAAACAG GTTGCTTTTTGAAGCGCGGAACCAGAAGAAGGAGGCCAAAGAAATAGCTGTGATCCAGGCCCTGAAGCgtcaagaggaggaaaagactAAAGAAAGAGCCCAGGCTGTTATGTAg
- the LOC118289334 gene encoding transcription factor MafG isoform X3, translating into MTTTHKGNKALKVKREPGENGTSLTDDELVTMSVRELNQHLRGLTKDEILQLKQRRRTLKNRGYAASCRVKRVTQKEELEKQKALLQQEVDKLATENASMKVELDALRSKYEALQSFARTVARNPVTSARGPMASVIGPLIPGKGGATSVITIVKSKTEARS; encoded by the exons ATGACTACCACACACAAGGGAAACAAGGCCTTAAAG GTGAAGCGGGAGCCCGGGGAAAATGGCACCAGCCTGACAGACGACGAGCTGGTGACCATGTCCGTGCGGGAGCTGAACCAGCATCTACGGGGGCTCACGAAGGATGAAATCCTGCAGCTGAAACAGCGGCGACGCACCCTGAAGAACCGGGGCTACGCGGCCAGCTGCCGGGTAAAGCGTGTCACCCagaaagaggagctggagaagcaaAAGGCTCTACTACAGCAGGAGGTGGACAAGCTGGCCACAGAGAATGCCAGCATGAAAGTGGAGCTGGACGCTCTGCGTTCAAAGTATGAGGCCCTCCAGAGCTTTGCCAGGACTGTGGCCCGCAACCCTGTCACCTCAGCCAGGGGACCCATGGCCTCCGTCATAGGGCCCCTCATCCCTGGTAAAGGAGGTGCAACCAGCGTCATCACCATCGTCAAATCCAAAACGGAGGCTAGGTCGTAG